Proteins encoded within one genomic window of Saccharopolyspora pogona:
- a CDS encoding ABC transporter substrate-binding protein, protein MSPALAHRSLPRRNLFKLAGGAVTAGALLGTSGCGLLGGSQAESGGNGQVEKANLRVGALPINDLAPLHLAVRNGYFQQEGLTIEIVNAPDGSAALNSTIGGDYDITYSSYVPFFAAQASGAAKLKIVADCAAAAPNATMIMTSPNSGVRTPQDLEGKTIAISGPNTITELLVKATLNAYGVNYSKVKVSPTPFITMPAALQQRRVDAAIVTEPFLTLAARDGGAVPVVDTATGSLEDLPLTGYGATAKFCEEHPKTIAAFQRVMDRAVAEAQDRSKIEPLLPEFAKIDKETAAIITLLKFNSRADATRLQRVPRLMKDFGFINTDIDVASMIVAPPQA, encoded by the coding sequence ATGAGCCCCGCCCTCGCCCACCGCTCCCTGCCCCGCAGGAATCTGTTCAAGCTCGCAGGTGGTGCCGTCACCGCCGGTGCGCTGCTGGGCACGAGCGGCTGCGGGCTCCTCGGTGGCTCGCAGGCGGAAAGCGGCGGCAACGGCCAGGTGGAGAAGGCGAACCTGCGCGTCGGCGCGCTGCCGATCAACGACCTGGCCCCACTGCACCTGGCCGTCCGCAACGGCTACTTCCAGCAGGAGGGCCTGACCATCGAGATCGTCAACGCCCCGGACGGCAGCGCCGCGCTGAACAGCACCATCGGCGGCGACTACGACATCACCTACAGCAGCTACGTGCCGTTCTTCGCCGCCCAGGCCAGCGGTGCGGCGAAGCTGAAGATCGTCGCGGACTGCGCGGCGGCCGCGCCGAACGCCACGATGATCATGACCTCGCCGAACTCCGGGGTGCGTACCCCGCAGGACCTCGAGGGCAAGACGATCGCCATCAGCGGCCCCAACACCATCACCGAACTGCTGGTCAAGGCCACCCTGAACGCCTACGGCGTGAACTACTCCAAGGTGAAGGTCTCGCCGACCCCGTTCATCACCATGCCCGCCGCGCTGCAGCAGCGCCGGGTCGACGCCGCGATCGTCACCGAGCCGTTCCTCACCCTGGCCGCCCGCGACGGCGGAGCGGTGCCGGTGGTCGACACCGCCACCGGATCGCTGGAGGACCTGCCGCTGACCGGCTACGGGGCGACCGCGAAGTTCTGCGAGGAGCACCCCAAGACCATCGCGGCGTTCCAGCGGGTGATGGACCGCGCCGTCGCGGAAGCGCAGGACCGCAGCAAGATCGAGCCGCTGCTGCCGGAGTTCGCCAAGATCGACAAGGAGACCGCGGCGATCATCACCCTGCTGAAGTTCAACTCCCGGGCCGACGCAACCCGGTTGCAGCGGGTGCCGCGCCTGATGAAGGACTTCGGGTTCATCAACACCGACATCGACGTCGCGAGCATGATCGTGGCCCCGCCACAGGCCTGA
- a CDS encoding ABC transporter substrate-binding protein, whose amino-acid sequence MSPRPRALPRRGLLKLAGGMVTAGALMGASGCGLLGGSEDKQGGNAQVEKANLRIGGLPTSELAPLHLAVRNGHFQREGLTVEIINAPDGGTALTSTIGGDYDITFSSYVPIFSAQAKGGTKLKIVADCASSTPNTCMIMASPGGGVHSPQDLAGKKIAISGAGTISELMVKASMKANSVDYSKVQWMPLGFPNMPNALKTDQADAAFVVEPFLTLSARDAGAIPVVDTATGPLEDLPLGGYVSTAKFADENPKTVAAFQRAMDSAVAEAQDRSKIEPLLPQFAKIDKETAAIITLLKMNSRADATRLQRIPRLMLEFGYIRNDVDVASMIVAPPQS is encoded by the coding sequence ATGAGTCCCCGTCCCCGCGCCCTTCCCCGCCGAGGTCTGTTGAAACTGGCCGGCGGGATGGTCACGGCAGGCGCCCTGATGGGCGCCAGCGGTTGCGGACTCCTAGGTGGATCGGAGGACAAGCAGGGCGGCAACGCCCAGGTCGAGAAGGCGAACCTGCGGATCGGCGGGCTGCCCACCAGCGAACTCGCACCGCTGCACCTGGCGGTGCGCAACGGCCACTTCCAGCGCGAGGGCCTCACCGTCGAGATCATCAACGCGCCAGACGGCGGCACCGCGCTGACCAGCACCATCGGCGGCGACTACGACATCACCTTCAGCAGCTACGTGCCCATCTTCTCCGCCCAGGCCAAGGGTGGCACCAAGCTGAAGATCGTCGCGGACTGCGCGTCGAGCACGCCGAACACCTGCATGATCATGGCTTCGCCGGGCGGCGGCGTGCACAGCCCGCAGGACCTCGCGGGGAAGAAGATCGCGATCAGCGGCGCCGGCACCATCTCCGAGCTGATGGTGAAGGCCTCGATGAAGGCCAACAGCGTGGACTACAGCAAGGTCCAGTGGATGCCGCTCGGCTTCCCCAACATGCCCAACGCGCTGAAGACCGACCAGGCCGACGCGGCGTTCGTCGTCGAACCATTCCTGACGCTGTCCGCCCGCGACGCGGGCGCCATCCCGGTGGTGGACACCGCGACCGGTCCGCTGGAGGACCTGCCGCTGGGCGGCTACGTCTCGACCGCCAAGTTCGCCGACGAGAACCCGAAGACCGTGGCAGCTTTCCAGCGGGCCATGGACAGCGCGGTGGCCGAGGCCCAGGACCGCAGCAAGATCGAGCCGTTGCTGCCGCAATTCGCCAAGATCGACAAGGAGACCGCGGCGATCATCACCCTGCTGAAGATGAACTCCCGCGCCGACGCAACCCGCCTCCAGCGGATTCCGCGTCTGATGCTGGAATTCGGCTACATCCGCAACGACGTCGACGTGGCGAGCATGATCGTTGCTCCGCCGCAGAGCTGA
- a CDS encoding ABC transporter permease, with the protein MTKTLRGLVGLLGFLIVWEAFSRSGIVPQQYFPPPSTVLAQFAELLGDRSFLLDLIATVLAWAIALSVSIAIAVPAGLLLGSVRWVRVATRAIIEFLRPIPSVALIPLAIVLVGAGPETKITLAVYASVWPILFNTIYALDEIDPVMVDTARSFGLGRGRVMFTVALPNAAPFVLTGIRMSAAVALILVVSTEFLAGGASGLGTFVLDASTGAGRMDLVLAGTLVAGIVGYLINEALELVHKRGFRWSAVDREAA; encoded by the coding sequence ATGACCAAAACACTCCGGGGATTGGTCGGTCTGCTGGGCTTCCTCATCGTGTGGGAAGCCTTCAGCCGATCAGGAATCGTCCCTCAGCAATACTTCCCACCACCGTCCACAGTGCTCGCCCAGTTCGCCGAACTGCTCGGCGACCGCTCCTTCCTGCTCGACCTGATCGCCACCGTGCTGGCGTGGGCGATCGCGCTGAGCGTCTCGATCGCCATCGCGGTGCCCGCCGGGCTGCTGCTCGGCAGCGTCCGCTGGGTCCGGGTGGCCACCCGGGCGATCATCGAGTTCCTCCGGCCGATCCCTTCGGTGGCGCTGATCCCGCTGGCAATCGTGCTGGTCGGAGCGGGTCCGGAAACCAAGATCACGCTCGCGGTGTACGCCTCGGTGTGGCCGATCCTGTTCAACACCATCTACGCGCTGGACGAGATCGACCCGGTCATGGTGGATACCGCGCGCTCCTTCGGGTTGGGCCGCGGTCGGGTGATGTTCACCGTGGCGCTGCCGAACGCGGCGCCGTTCGTGCTCACCGGCATCCGGATGTCCGCTGCGGTGGCGCTGATCCTGGTGGTCAGCACCGAGTTCCTGGCCGGCGGCGCCAGCGGCCTCGGCACCTTCGTGCTCGACGCGAGCACCGGCGCGGGCCGGATGGACCTGGTGCTGGCGGGCACGCTGGTCGCCGGGATCGTCGGCTACCTCATCAACGAGGCACTGGAACTGGTGCACAAGCGTGGCTTCCGGTGGAGCGCGGTCGATCGGGAGGCGGCATGA
- a CDS encoding zinc finger protein, producing the protein MADYLTYVWRPVTGGRHAFPIAATKAPHEERVKAFCGAEAGAAELHDQSEVDWIREDTCMRCWHTLTTRL; encoded by the coding sequence ATGGCTGACTATTTGACCTACGTCTGGCGCCCGGTCACGGGCGGCCGTCACGCGTTTCCCATCGCAGCAACGAAAGCTCCGCACGAGGAGCGGGTGAAGGCGTTCTGCGGAGCGGAAGCGGGCGCAGCGGAGCTGCACGATCAGTCCGAAGTGGACTGGATTCGCGAGGACACCTGCATGCGCTGCTGGCACACCCTCACCACCCGCCTGTGA
- a CDS encoding DddA-like double-stranded DNA deaminase toxin, with protein MIDILQVLQSNAEAAIARHVEIRFAMRMADQGITQAEIEINRPICGSRPGIDDDLPETCDKQLSRFLPPGSTLRVNDGSSPSGRLYKGKEGDR; from the coding sequence TTGATCGATATTCTGCAAGTCTTGCAATCCAACGCCGAGGCTGCCATCGCCCGCCACGTGGAAATTCGGTTCGCGATGCGGATGGCGGATCAAGGCATCACACAGGCGGAGATCGAGATCAACCGCCCCATATGCGGGTCCAGGCCAGGCATCGATGATGATCTACCCGAGACCTGCGACAAGCAGTTGTCACGCTTCCTGCCACCAGGGAGCACACTTAGAGTCAACGATGGGAGCAGTCCAAGCGGGCGGCTCTACAAGGGCAAGGAAGGCGACCGATGA
- the mdlC gene encoding benzoylformate decarboxylase has product MRSEDHTVRDITRGLMRELGLTTVFGNPGTTEVPFLTGWPDDFRYVLGLQESVVVAMADGYAQSRREPVLVNLHSAGGVGHALGAIFTAYRNRTPMIVTAGQQTRTLMFDEPFLGATDAADFPKPYVKWSYEPARAADVPAALVRAYQLATTPPYGPVFVSIPADDWDEPGVPVTARPRTPGSAPDPAVVADLAEALRSCERPAFVVGPAVDADGVVADLVELAEKAQAAVYVAPMSPRCSFPEDHPQFAGFLQPEQRLLTAELAGHDLVVVWGAPAFTYHVYRGESEVELPELFLVHDDPQVLGRAREGRGVLGTLAHSVRQVNEKVEAQQRSAPATYQRPPKPAASTPMTAAYVFDTIAGALPADAAVVEETPSHRNDLHEHFPIRSTDGGFFTGFSGALGYGIGAAVGVAMADPTRRTVALIGDGSSMYGIQSVWTAVREHAPVTFVIMDNSRYAAVAVLGEAAGGSKLPGVDLGGIDFAALATGLGCRTKLVQSPAELDAALAEEFAGQTGPTLLHVRVDPGQRCLY; this is encoded by the coding sequence ATGCGCAGCGAAGACCACACGGTCCGTGACATCACCCGGGGTCTGATGCGGGAACTCGGGCTGACCACGGTGTTCGGCAACCCGGGTACGACCGAGGTGCCGTTCCTGACCGGGTGGCCGGACGATTTCCGCTACGTGCTCGGCCTGCAGGAGTCCGTGGTCGTCGCGATGGCCGACGGTTACGCGCAGTCCCGCCGGGAGCCGGTGCTGGTCAACCTGCACTCCGCCGGCGGCGTGGGGCACGCGCTCGGCGCGATCTTCACCGCGTACCGCAACCGGACGCCGATGATCGTGACGGCCGGGCAGCAGACCCGCACCCTGATGTTCGACGAGCCGTTCCTCGGTGCCACCGACGCCGCCGATTTCCCCAAGCCGTACGTGAAGTGGAGCTACGAGCCGGCCCGCGCAGCGGACGTCCCGGCGGCCCTCGTGCGCGCCTACCAGCTGGCGACGACCCCGCCGTACGGCCCGGTTTTCGTGTCGATCCCGGCCGACGACTGGGACGAGCCCGGCGTGCCGGTGACGGCCCGGCCGCGCACCCCCGGTTCCGCCCCGGACCCGGCCGTCGTCGCCGACCTCGCCGAGGCGCTGCGGAGCTGCGAGCGCCCGGCGTTCGTCGTCGGCCCGGCGGTGGACGCCGACGGCGTGGTCGCGGACCTCGTCGAGCTGGCGGAGAAGGCGCAGGCGGCTGTTTACGTGGCGCCGATGTCGCCGCGCTGCTCGTTCCCCGAGGACCACCCGCAGTTCGCCGGTTTCCTGCAGCCCGAGCAGCGCTTGCTGACCGCTGAGCTCGCCGGGCACGACCTCGTCGTGGTGTGGGGCGCGCCAGCGTTCACCTACCACGTGTACCGCGGCGAGAGCGAAGTCGAGCTGCCCGAGCTCTTCCTCGTGCACGACGATCCGCAGGTGCTCGGCCGGGCCCGGGAGGGGCGCGGCGTGCTGGGCACGCTGGCGCATTCTGTGCGGCAAGTCAACGAGAAGGTCGAGGCGCAGCAGCGGAGCGCGCCGGCGACCTACCAGCGGCCGCCGAAACCGGCCGCGTCCACGCCGATGACCGCCGCCTACGTCTTCGACACGATCGCCGGGGCGCTGCCCGCGGACGCGGCCGTGGTGGAGGAAACCCCCAGCCACCGCAACGACCTGCACGAGCACTTCCCGATCCGGTCCACCGACGGCGGGTTCTTCACCGGATTCTCCGGCGCGCTCGGCTACGGCATCGGCGCGGCCGTCGGGGTGGCGATGGCGGACCCGACGCGGCGCACGGTCGCGCTGATCGGCGACGGTTCCAGCATGTACGGGATCCAGTCGGTGTGGACCGCGGTCCGTGAGCACGCGCCCGTCACGTTCGTGATCATGGACAACTCGCGGTACGCGGCGGTGGCGGTGCTGGGCGAGGCGGCGGGCGGCAGCAAGCTGCCCGGCGTGGATCTCGGCGGCATCGACTTCGCCGCGCTGGCCACCGGCCTGGGCTGCCGGACCAAGCTGGTCCAGTCCCCGGCGGAGCTGGACGCGGCCCTCGCGGAGGAGTTCGCGGGCCAGACCGGACCGACCCTCCTGCACGTCAGGGTCGACCCGGGCCAGCGCTGCCTGTACTGA
- a CDS encoding ABC transporter permease, with protein sequence MIRMRGFLQRWVVFIIAIVVWELLTRVAQSAFFPPPTQIVGTAMEKWFSGPASSLFLTDEAFSDMLASLGRIAVGWLIAVVLGVALGTLLGRSRTALDYFGPLMAFMRAIPPPVLVPVFLVLLGIGAQMQITVIVFGVIWPILLNTVDGVRSVDQVKVDTIRSFRIPRSHWVFGVVLPAATPKIFAGLRVSLSLALVLMVVSELVGSTNGIGYRLVFDQRQFDFPAMWAGIVLLGILGYVLNTLLLVVERRALSWQPSQAHQVVGG encoded by the coding sequence ATGATCAGGATGCGCGGATTCCTGCAGCGCTGGGTGGTCTTCATCATCGCGATCGTGGTGTGGGAACTGCTCACCCGCGTCGCGCAGAGCGCGTTCTTCCCGCCCCCGACGCAGATCGTCGGCACCGCGATGGAGAAGTGGTTCAGCGGACCGGCTTCGTCGCTGTTCCTGACCGACGAGGCTTTCTCGGACATGCTGGCCAGCCTCGGGCGGATCGCCGTGGGCTGGCTCATCGCGGTGGTGCTCGGCGTCGCGCTCGGCACCCTCCTCGGCCGGTCCCGCACCGCGCTGGACTACTTCGGACCGCTGATGGCGTTCATGCGGGCCATCCCGCCGCCGGTGCTGGTGCCGGTCTTCCTGGTACTGCTGGGCATCGGCGCGCAGATGCAGATCACCGTGATCGTCTTCGGCGTGATTTGGCCGATCCTGCTGAACACCGTCGACGGCGTCCGCTCCGTGGACCAGGTCAAGGTGGACACCATCCGGTCGTTCCGCATCCCCCGCTCGCACTGGGTGTTCGGGGTGGTGCTGCCCGCGGCGACGCCGAAGATCTTCGCCGGACTGCGGGTGAGCCTGTCGCTGGCGCTGGTGCTGATGGTCGTCTCCGAACTCGTCGGCTCCACCAACGGCATCGGCTACCGGCTGGTCTTCGACCAGCGGCAGTTCGACTTCCCCGCCATGTGGGCGGGCATCGTGCTGCTGGGCATCCTCGGATACGTCCTCAACACCCTGCTGCTCGTGGTGGAGCGCCGCGCGCTGAGCTGGCAACCGTCGCAGGCGCACCAAGTAGTCGGAGGCTGA
- a CDS encoding ABC transporter ATP-binding protein, which translates to MTETKTMLEVSRLGHRYGGGGGHQAIADLTFQVRTGELACIVGPSGCGKSTMLRSISGLIKPTAGDVRLNGAPVNGVPADLAVVFQDYSRSLFPWLSVRSNVEFPLRSRGLSKAERRSRADEVLEWVGLGAAAKKYPWQLSGGMQQRVSIARALACRPSLLLMDEPFASVDAQTRFELEDLLLRVRKQFDSTVLLVTHDIDESIYLADRVFVLSKSPASIVADLEIPLGDERDQITTRESETFVYLRSEVARLLDVRSAQAPATAAAEKSDESTVDETAKSTAKSTAKQWAEAEKAEARN; encoded by the coding sequence ATGACCGAAACCAAGACCATGCTCGAAGTCTCCCGGCTCGGACACCGCTACGGCGGCGGAGGAGGTCACCAGGCCATCGCCGACCTGACGTTCCAGGTGCGCACCGGTGAACTGGCCTGCATCGTCGGCCCGTCCGGCTGCGGCAAGTCGACCATGCTGCGCTCCATCTCCGGGCTGATCAAGCCCACCGCAGGCGACGTCCGGCTGAACGGCGCCCCCGTGAACGGCGTGCCGGCCGACCTGGCCGTGGTGTTCCAGGACTACAGCCGATCGCTGTTCCCCTGGCTCTCGGTGCGGTCCAACGTCGAATTCCCGTTGCGCTCCAGGGGTTTGAGCAAGGCCGAGCGGCGCAGCCGGGCCGATGAGGTGCTGGAGTGGGTGGGCCTGGGCGCCGCCGCGAAGAAGTACCCGTGGCAGCTCTCCGGCGGCATGCAGCAGCGGGTGTCGATCGCCCGCGCGCTGGCCTGCCGACCGTCGCTGCTGCTGATGGACGAGCCGTTCGCCTCGGTGGACGCCCAGACCCGCTTCGAGCTGGAGGACCTGCTGCTGCGGGTCCGCAAGCAGTTCGACAGCACGGTCCTGCTGGTCACCCACGACATCGACGAGAGCATCTACCTGGCGGACCGGGTGTTCGTGCTGTCGAAGTCCCCGGCGTCGATCGTGGCGGACCTGGAGATCCCGCTCGGCGACGAGCGGGACCAGATCACCACCCGCGAGTCGGAGACCTTCGTCTACCTCCGCAGCGAGGTGGCCCGCCTCCTCGACGTCCGCAGCGCCCAAGCCCCGGCGACGGCAGCGGCGGAGAAGTCCGATGAGTCCACTGTGGACGAGACGGCGAAGTCCACGGCGAAGTCCACGGCGAAGCAGTGGGCGGAGGCCGAGAAGGCGGAGGCCCGCAACTGA
- a CDS encoding sensor histidine kinase has translation MSAAAQETGMLNNDPATGTGAATEPAAGRSKTWWLRNWRLRYKMAAVLLVPTLAALGVGGIRVYDGLATQSRLNTIVEQVELGEQAANLTHELQRERDFAIVFTTANGGSAGTDYVAQSQRVDTAVQQLHGFDQQVVSFSPEVRDAYERAVNRLGSLGALRATINNRFTGPQTLVAYNSVLEELLQINRMVATSAVNTQVSQTARAAEALGRAKEQLAQQRSILLSAGMLNGFLTGQADAVRAANARYEAAFAEFENAATPEQRALFAARVAGAEVDDSEQIEQAALIAADRKEAVHINPLEWGAQSGKRTDLVRLVEESLLTAFHDDAQELADSAWWSLIRDSALLLLLLLVAFGVAAYIARSMLRPLRILRYGALEIAQKGLPEAISKVNENPGSANQITVQPVPVHSGEEIGQVARTFDAVHQQALRLAVEQALLRNNVNDLFVNLARRSQTLVQRQLALIDRLEQDEQDPDQLSSLFELDHLATRMRRNNENLLILGGTDLTRRMMRPVPLNEVLGAAVSEVEQYARIAVVDAPDLAIQGRVVNDFVHLVAELLENATVFSNPDTEVTVRTAYRRQELVIEIRDRGVGIDASEIDEINDRLTRPPEIDVAVSRRMGLFVVGQLARRHDIRVELHNNDNLEGGVTATVHLAGEFVVQLTPDGPRPMPDVPRAALAEERREAFSETGTHLGLAAAFGGRAATSLDRGVDQPTERAPLPSLAGIEQATAFTPQPQQEEPEVEDTELSTQYSVTVSNGDSFGATDVPEWEDVSKAPADDEVRADEWPSEESTGNHFSDEFEGQCGAPGEPVGSADLFRSPFEAAKTASMEFPAGPEGAGHNGFGLNGSGSGGGLFGTADSEGAANNGTRQEPASEAWAQGEGPVEGTDGRSPAFADDEPEGAAWDMDDAPTQRLPIYEAVLSQWFRESDVDDAPAAPVTPAATEAPLEPRRLTEQLRIPEEPVVDEVPRTTTPDPGWGTADDGWRAAEALLQTQQVQETTAAGLPKRVPKTNLVPGSAAPQPPRSKPAATRSADAVRGRMANFQQGVKRGRHSKAEPVSSEPPRSNPSRPEEQE, from the coding sequence ATGTCCGCCGCAGCGCAGGAAACAGGGATGCTCAACAACGACCCCGCTACCGGAACCGGCGCGGCCACCGAACCGGCTGCCGGTCGGTCCAAGACGTGGTGGCTGCGCAACTGGCGCCTCCGGTACAAGATGGCCGCCGTCCTGCTCGTCCCGACCCTGGCCGCGCTCGGTGTCGGCGGAATCCGGGTCTACGACGGCCTCGCCACCCAATCGCGGCTGAACACCATCGTCGAGCAGGTCGAACTCGGCGAGCAGGCCGCGAACCTGACCCACGAGCTGCAGCGCGAACGCGACTTCGCGATCGTCTTCACCACTGCCAACGGCGGCAGCGCGGGCACCGACTACGTCGCGCAGAGCCAACGGGTCGACACGGCGGTGCAGCAGCTGCATGGCTTCGACCAGCAGGTCGTGAGCTTCTCGCCGGAGGTCCGCGACGCCTACGAGCGCGCAGTCAACCGCCTTGGCAGCCTCGGCGCCCTGCGCGCCACCATCAACAACCGCTTCACCGGCCCGCAGACGCTGGTCGCCTACAACTCGGTGCTAGAAGAGCTGCTGCAGATCAACCGGATGGTCGCCACCTCCGCGGTCAACACGCAGGTCAGCCAGACCGCCCGGGCCGCCGAAGCGCTCGGCCGGGCCAAGGAACAGCTCGCCCAGCAGCGCTCGATCCTGCTCAGCGCCGGGATGCTCAACGGTTTCCTCACCGGGCAGGCCGACGCGGTCCGCGCCGCCAACGCGCGCTACGAGGCCGCTTTCGCGGAGTTCGAGAACGCCGCCACCCCGGAGCAGCGCGCCCTCTTCGCGGCGCGCGTCGCCGGTGCCGAGGTGGACGATTCGGAGCAAATCGAGCAGGCCGCGCTGATCGCGGCCGACCGCAAGGAAGCGGTGCACATCAACCCCCTCGAGTGGGGCGCCCAGTCGGGCAAGCGCACCGACCTGGTCCGCTTGGTGGAGGAGTCGCTGCTCACCGCCTTCCACGACGACGCACAGGAACTCGCCGACTCCGCCTGGTGGTCGCTGATCCGCGACTCCGCGCTGCTGTTGCTGTTGCTGTTGGTCGCCTTCGGCGTCGCGGCCTACATCGCGCGCTCGATGCTGCGCCCGCTGCGCATCCTCCGCTACGGGGCCCTGGAGATCGCGCAGAAGGGCCTCCCGGAAGCGATCAGCAAGGTCAACGAGAACCCAGGCAGCGCCAACCAGATCACGGTGCAGCCGGTGCCGGTGCACTCCGGCGAGGAGATCGGGCAGGTGGCCCGCACCTTCGACGCGGTGCACCAGCAGGCGCTGCGGCTGGCCGTCGAGCAGGCGCTGCTGCGCAACAACGTCAACGACCTGTTCGTCAACCTGGCGCGCCGCAGCCAGACCCTGGTGCAGCGGCAGCTGGCCCTCATTGACCGGCTGGAGCAGGACGAGCAGGACCCGGACCAGCTGAGCAGCCTGTTCGAGCTGGACCACCTGGCCACCCGCATGCGCCGGAACAACGAGAACCTGCTGATCCTCGGCGGCACCGACCTGACCCGCCGGATGATGCGGCCGGTGCCCCTCAACGAGGTCCTCGGCGCGGCGGTGTCCGAAGTGGAGCAGTACGCGCGGATCGCCGTGGTCGACGCGCCCGACCTGGCCATCCAGGGCCGGGTCGTCAACGACTTCGTGCACCTGGTCGCCGAGCTGCTGGAGAACGCGACGGTCTTCTCCAATCCGGACACCGAGGTCACCGTCCGCACCGCCTACCGCAGGCAGGAACTCGTTATCGAGATCCGGGACCGCGGCGTGGGCATCGACGCCAGCGAGATCGACGAGATCAACGACCGGCTCACCCGGCCGCCGGAGATCGACGTCGCCGTGTCCCGCCGGATGGGCCTGTTCGTGGTCGGGCAGCTGGCCCGGCGCCACGACATCCGGGTCGAGCTGCACAACAACGACAATTTGGAAGGCGGCGTCACCGCGACGGTGCACCTGGCCGGCGAGTTCGTCGTCCAGCTGACGCCGGACGGCCCGCGGCCGATGCCCGACGTGCCGCGCGCCGCGCTCGCCGAGGAACGGCGCGAAGCGTTCAGCGAGACCGGCACGCACCTCGGCCTGGCCGCCGCGTTCGGCGGTCGCGCCGCCACGAGCCTCGACCGCGGCGTCGACCAGCCCACCGAGCGCGCACCGCTGCCGTCACTGGCCGGCATCGAGCAGGCCACCGCGTTCACCCCGCAACCCCAGCAGGAAGAACCCGAAGTCGAGGACACCGAGCTGTCGACCCAGTACTCGGTGACCGTTTCCAACGGTGATTCGTTCGGCGCCACAGACGTTCCGGAGTGGGAGGATGTGTCGAAGGCGCCCGCGGACGACGAGGTCCGCGCCGACGAGTGGCCGAGCGAGGAGAGCACCGGGAACCACTTCTCGGACGAGTTCGAAGGGCAGTGCGGGGCACCGGGAGAGCCCGTCGGGTCGGCGGACCTCTTCCGCAGCCCGTTCGAGGCAGCGAAGACCGCTTCGATGGAGTTCCCGGCCGGGCCGGAAGGGGCCGGGCACAACGGCTTTGGACTGAACGGATCCGGGTCGGGCGGTGGCCTCTTCGGCACCGCGGACTCCGAGGGCGCCGCGAACAACGGAACCCGGCAGGAGCCGGCGTCGGAAGCCTGGGCGCAAGGGGAAGGCCCGGTTGAGGGCACCGACGGCCGATCGCCGGCGTTCGCCGACGATGAGCCGGAGGGGGCCGCCTGGGACATGGACGATGCGCCGACCCAACGACTGCCGATCTACGAAGCCGTGCTTTCGCAGTGGTTCCGCGAGTCCGATGTGGACGATGCCCCGGCCGCGCCGGTCACCCCGGCGGCGACCGAAGCGCCGCTCGAGCCGAGGCGACTGACCGAACAACTGCGCATCCCGGAAGAGCCCGTCGTCGACGAGGTGCCGCGCACCACGACACCGGATCCCGGCTGGGGCACGGCCGACGACGGCTGGCGGGCCGCCGAGGCGCTGCTGCAGACCCAGCAGGTCCAGGAGACCACCGCGGCCGGTCTGCCCAAGCGCGTGCCCAAGACGAACCTGGTGCCCGGCTCGGCCGCCCCGCAGCCCCCCCGCAGCAAGCCCGCCGCCACCCGCTCGGCAGACGCCGTCCGCGGGCGGATGGCGAACTTCCAGCAGGGTGTCAAACGGGGTAGGCATTCCAAGGCCGAACCGGTTTCCAGTGAACCACCCCGCTCGAATCCGAGCCGTCCCGAGGAGCAGGAGTGA
- a CDS encoding Imm1 family immunity protein, which produces MITEDGGERAGNLLITDEAAVGELVKELSNPMADLARLIHRDRPLYDPEQGFRDHDVYANVVDGFGYLSHQDRDHGKAYPVGDPESAGCEFDDDDFPAGSGLPLDQFTAALVEFLRTTKRPTNVQWTGQ; this is translated from the coding sequence GTGATCACCGAAGACGGCGGGGAGCGGGCCGGGAACCTCCTGATCACCGACGAAGCTGCGGTCGGCGAGCTGGTGAAGGAACTCTCTAACCCGATGGCCGACCTTGCGCGGCTGATTCACCGTGACCGTCCCTTGTATGACCCGGAGCAGGGCTTTCGTGATCACGACGTGTACGCCAACGTCGTAGACGGCTTTGGTTACCTCAGCCACCAGGACCGGGATCATGGCAAGGCATACCCGGTCGGCGACCCGGAATCCGCGGGGTGCGAGTTCGACGATGACGACTTTCCCGCCGGCTCGGGGCTACCGCTAGATCAGTTCACCGCCGCGCTCGTTGAGTTTCTGCGCACTACCAAGCGGCCGACCAACGTCCAATGGACGGGTCAGTGA
- a CDS encoding roadblock/LC7 domain-containing protein, with the protein MNGSVQQPTSSNSFSWLITDFVRRVPGVAHSVVVSADGLLLAGSQGLPRDRAEQLSAVASGLVSLTQGAARCFEAGEVTQTVVEMEQGYLFLMSISDGSCLAVLAAPNADIGLVAYEMTLLVERVGKQLTPELRAQLQGLGHR; encoded by the coding sequence GTGAACGGGTCCGTGCAGCAACCGACGAGCAGCAACAGCTTCAGCTGGCTGATCACCGACTTCGTGCGTCGCGTCCCTGGCGTGGCGCACTCGGTCGTGGTGTCCGCCGATGGCCTGCTGCTCGCCGGGTCCCAGGGTTTGCCGCGGGACCGCGCCGAGCAACTGTCCGCGGTGGCCTCCGGGCTGGTCAGCCTCACCCAGGGCGCCGCGCGTTGTTTCGAAGCCGGTGAGGTCACGCAGACCGTCGTGGAGATGGAGCAGGGCTACCTGTTCCTGATGTCCATCAGCGACGGTTCCTGCTTGGCGGTGCTGGCCGCGCCGAACGCCGACATCGGTTTGGTCGCCTACGAGATGACCTTGCTGGTGGAGCGGGTCGGAAAACAGCTCACCCCGGAACTGCGGGCGCAGCTGCAGGGCTTGGGGCATCGGTGA